From the genome of Virgibacillus proomii, one region includes:
- a CDS encoding LysR family transcriptional regulator yields the protein MNIEKIKYFIDLVECRSFTETAKKNYVSQTTISQQVASLEKEFDMQLIDRKQIPIEPTQAGSIFYEEAIVLWKQYNHMQAQMKNYQQCHTQLLSIEYSALTDIQVLLRFITSFKELNPTINLKLNKVLLKDISEFLRKGIYDAAIAVDSEFKEKEDILTHTLYRGRYCAVVGNQHTLFHNKTISKEELYKYPLIMLNSTAIGTSYYLMIQNAIKDGYEPNILQMVDDVETELFYIVTENLIGFLPDNYSLAYPKDEVRLIPLKDSHHTFNIEIGYLKDNPNPSLQRFLRQIQDSFPQ from the coding sequence ATGAATATTGAAAAAATTAAATATTTTATTGATTTAGTTGAATGTAGGAGTTTTACCGAAACAGCAAAGAAGAATTATGTATCTCAGACTACCATTAGCCAACAAGTTGCTTCACTTGAAAAAGAGTTTGACATGCAATTGATTGACAGAAAACAAATTCCTATTGAACCAACACAAGCTGGCTCGATTTTTTATGAAGAGGCGATTGTGCTCTGGAAGCAATATAATCATATGCAAGCTCAGATGAAGAATTATCAGCAATGTCATACTCAACTATTGTCTATAGAATATTCGGCCTTGACGGATATTCAAGTTTTATTACGTTTTATTACTTCGTTTAAGGAGCTGAATCCAACGATTAACCTAAAATTAAATAAAGTATTGTTAAAGGATATTTCAGAATTTCTAAGAAAAGGGATATATGATGCTGCAATTGCTGTTGATTCAGAATTTAAAGAAAAAGAGGATATTTTAACACATACATTATATAGAGGAAGATATTGTGCGGTTGTGGGTAATCAACACACCCTTTTTCATAATAAGACTATCTCAAAAGAAGAACTATATAAATATCCACTTATCATGCTGAATTCAACTGCGATTGGAACCTCTTATTATTTAATGATTCAAAATGCGATAAAGGATGGTTATGAGCCGAATATACTGCAAATGGTGGATGATGTCGAAACAGAGTTATTTTATATAGTAACCGAGAATTTGATTGGATTTTTACCAGACAATTATAGCCTTGCATATCCAAAAGATGAGGTTCGATTAATCCCATTAAAAGATTCACATCATACATTTAACATAGAAATAGGCTATTTAAAAGATAATCCGAATCCATCATTACAACGATTTCTTCGTCAAATACAAGATTCGTTTCCCCAATAG
- a CDS encoding cytochrome P450, translating to MENIREIPLEEGVDNTLSLIREGYMYILNRRKSFNSDIFATRLLGKKAICMGGKEAAKIFYDAEKFKRKGAAPNRAVQTLFGKNGVQMLDGNDHKQRKEMFMSIMSSSRLDNLIDIAKRQWEIAMGNWEQMDEVILYNEVREMLCKIACEWAGVPVQENEVKELAQDLGAMFESPAAIGPNHWRGRNSRNRVEKWAAELINKVRNGNVKIPEHTALHTFSWHRDIAGNLLDANIAAVEVLNILRPIVAIAIYINFLALAIHHYPEERKKLISENEENYADMFVQEVRRFYPFFPFVAARVKNDFTWNGYKFEKDTLTLLDLYGTNHDAEIWENPEKFQPNRFAKRETNPFDFIPQGGGGYFMGHRCAGEWVTIEVMKVSLDYLAKRMNYDVPNQDLSYSLVRMPSIPQSKVILKSVKRKM from the coding sequence ATGGAAAATATTAGAGAAATACCTCTGGAAGAAGGGGTAGATAATACTTTAAGCTTGATTAGAGAAGGATATATGTATATTTTAAACAGACGTAAAAGTTTTAATTCTGATATCTTTGCAACCAGGTTACTTGGAAAGAAAGCGATCTGCATGGGAGGAAAAGAAGCTGCAAAAATTTTCTATGATGCGGAGAAGTTTAAGAGAAAAGGTGCGGCTCCAAATCGAGCAGTACAAACATTGTTCGGCAAAAATGGTGTACAAATGTTAGATGGAAATGATCACAAACAACGTAAGGAAATGTTTATGTCCATCATGTCTTCTTCAAGACTTGATAATCTCATTGATATTGCTAAAAGACAATGGGAAATAGCTATGGGTAATTGGGAGCAGATGGATGAGGTGATTCTTTATAATGAAGTAAGGGAAATGTTGTGCAAGATTGCATGTGAGTGGGCTGGTGTACCTGTTCAGGAAAATGAAGTAAAAGAATTAGCACAAGATTTAGGGGCAATGTTTGAGTCGCCAGCTGCCATTGGACCAAACCATTGGCGAGGAAGGAATTCACGGAATCGCGTAGAAAAGTGGGCAGCTGAACTTATAAATAAGGTTCGTAATGGAAATGTAAAGATTCCGGAACATACTGCGTTACATACATTTTCTTGGCATCGTGATATAGCGGGAAATCTTCTTGATGCTAATATTGCTGCTGTTGAAGTGCTTAATATTTTGCGACCAATCGTTGCCATTGCAATATACATTAACTTTCTAGCATTGGCAATACATCATTATCCAGAGGAAAGAAAGAAACTGATCTCCGAGAATGAGGAAAACTACGCTGATATGTTTGTGCAGGAAGTACGTAGATTTTATCCATTTTTCCCATTTGTTGCAGCACGGGTAAAAAATGATTTTACATGGAATGGCTATAAATTTGAAAAAGATACATTAACTTTGCTTGACCTTTATGGTACTAATCACGATGCTGAAATATGGGAAAATCCGGAAAAATTTCAGCCCAATCGTTTTGCCAAAAGAGAGACCAACCCATTTGATTTTATTCCACAGGGTGGTGGCGGGTATTTTATGGGACACCGTTGTGCTGGAGAATGGGTGACTATCGAAGTAATGAAAGTGAGCCTGGATTATCTGGCTAAACGAATGAATTATGATGTGCCTAATCAGGACTTAAGCTATAGTTTGGTAAGAATGCCTAGTATCCCTCAGAGTAAAGTAATTCTTAAAAGCGTGAAGAGAAAAATGTAA
- a CDS encoding MarR family winged helix-turn-helix transcriptional regulator, giving the protein MVHVETMMKEIVEIQYKSRQFMDMLAKGEKLSPSQIVLLVQLKISGGMKATEIAEFAGVTPGAVTAMCDKLEKAGLVERLRDSEDRRVVTMKLTSEGEAQVLQVFDKFEQKHVIEMTKVLQQVNELMSRILL; this is encoded by the coding sequence ATGGTACATGTGGAAACAATGATGAAAGAAATTGTAGAGATTCAATATAAATCGAGGCAGTTTATGGACATGCTTGCTAAAGGAGAAAAGTTGTCGCCAAGTCAAATCGTTTTGCTGGTGCAATTAAAAATTAGTGGCGGAATGAAGGCGACAGAGATTGCAGAGTTTGCCGGTGTGACACCTGGTGCGGTAACGGCCATGTGCGATAAACTGGAAAAGGCAGGGCTTGTGGAACGATTACGTGATAGTGAAGATCGCCGAGTTGTTACAATGAAGTTAACATCAGAAGGTGAAGCGCAAGTACTGCAAGTTTTTGATAAGTTTGAACAAAAACATGTAATTGAAATGACAAAGGTTTTACAACAAGTGAATGAATTAATGAGTAGAATTTTATTGTAG
- a CDS encoding DMT family transporter, protein MAWVSLVVAGLFEMFGVLMINTLHKNRNWQSLALLILGFGTSFLFLAFAMKTLPMGTAYAIWTGIGASGGAILGMVLYGESKNWKRIVFIAMVLGAAIGLKLIS, encoded by the coding sequence ATGGCATGGGTTTCTTTGGTTGTTGCAGGTTTATTTGAAATGTTTGGTGTTTTAATGATAAATACGTTGCATAAAAATCGTAATTGGCAATCGTTGGCACTCCTAATTTTGGGGTTTGGAACAAGTTTTTTATTTCTTGCATTTGCAATGAAAACATTGCCTATGGGAACCGCATATGCAATTTGGACAGGTATTGGTGCATCTGGCGGAGCGATATTAGGAATGGTTTTATATGGTGAATCAAAAAACTGGAAAAGAATTGTTTTTATAGCAATGGTATTAGGAGCGGCTATCGGTTTAAAACTAATCTCGTAA
- a CDS encoding DMT family transporter, producing the protein MNKDWMKVFIAAFFEVFWVIGLKHADSFWEWIGTVIAIIISFYLMIMAGKKLPVGTVYAVFVGLGTAGTVFSDIVIFGEPFKVAKIILILILLAGVVGLKLVTEDNVKEGDKT; encoded by the coding sequence ATGAATAAAGACTGGATGAAAGTATTTATTGCTGCTTTTTTTGAAGTTTTTTGGGTTATTGGCTTAAAACATGCTGATAGCTTTTGGGAGTGGATTGGGACTGTTATTGCTATAATTATTAGCTTCTATTTAATGATTATGGCTGGCAAGAAACTTCCTGTTGGAACCGTATATGCTGTTTTTGTAGGACTGGGTACTGCGGGAACTGTTTTTTCGGATATAGTAATTTTTGGTGAACCATTTAAAGTAGCAAAAATTATATTGATTTTAATTTTATTGGCAGGTGTAGTTGGTTTGAAATTAGTTACCGAGGACAACGTCAAGGAAGGAGATAAAACATAA